A part of Bufo bufo chromosome 7, aBufBuf1.1, whole genome shotgun sequence genomic DNA contains:
- the LOC121008837 gene encoding uncharacterized protein LOC121008837, producing the protein MESNPLPGCSTQRSFADALPADLVDPSGDPLFNPDSLHHPRSAEWLPLDHVSKYLEARVRCPLSREARNKLRAECPRPIIPNKVCNTPSVDPKKIQFLSKAGWNPRKGLESALRSCQDKLLDVFGPLAKIFDLAESAKAEGGQVDPVELREWVQRAICITGNVNTSLSMERRKAILFKIEPKLANLALTETGKEAQGLLFGESFIKDLGRYVGAFTALDKAQSSMKRVFHGRVSTRAGSFRGRLSGRAQYQSRGSGRGSSQRPAFQEHRRDPAPFFPSRGNPWRSRGYRGQPGSRRPYG; encoded by the exons ATGGAATCTAACCCGCTACCCGGGTGTAGTACTCAAAGATCGTTTGCAGACGCACTTCCTGCAGATTTGGTGGACCCCTCTGGGGACCCGTTATTTAACCCTGACTCACTCCATCACCCGCGTTCCGCGGAATGGCTACCTTTGGACCATGTGTCCAAATATTTGGAGGCGCGGGTGCGGTGCCCTCTATCCAGAGAGGCCCGCAATAAGCTCAGGGCGGAATGCCCCAGACCAATCATCCCCAACAAGGTCTGCAATACCCCGTCTGTGGATCCGAAAAAGATCCAATTCCTTTCTAAAGCGGGTTGGAACCCGCGTAAGGGCCTGGAGTCAGCCCTGCGCTcctgccaggacaagctcctggacgTGTTCGGCCCTCTAGCCAAGATTTTTGATCTGGCGGAGTCAGCTAAGGCTGAGGGCGGTCAGGTAGACCCAGTAGAGTTGCGCGAATGGGTGCAGCGCGCCATTTGCATTACGGGCAACGTGAATACGTCCCTATCCATGGAACGGCGCAAGGCCATCTTGttcaaaattgaaccaaaactcgcAAACCTGGCACTGACAGAGACGGGAAAGGAGGCTCAAGGCCTACTATTTGGAGAGTCCTTCATCAAGGACCTAGGCCGCTATGTAGGCGCTTTCACCGCCCTAGATAAGGCCCAAAGTTCCATGAAAAGAGTTTTCCAtggtagggtctctaccagggccggcagtttcaggggccgtctgtccggccgcgcCCAGTACCAGTCCCGTGGCTCGGGTCGAGGCTCCTCACAAAGACCGGCTTTCCAGGAGCACAGGCGGGATCCTGCGCCTTTCTTCCCATCCAGAGGAAATCCTTGGAGATCCAGGGGATATAGAGGACAACCCGGTTCCAGACGCCCCTACG GTTGA